In a genomic window of Sulfurisphaera tokodaii str. 7:
- a CDS encoding Zn-ribbon domain-containing OB-fold protein has protein sequence MSWDKIGIEDKLLSWHEIMEAEEYVYTVGVAGEEFFNGLKQRKIIGGKCPKCGRIYVPARLYCEECFVKNDFVEVTTKPYIDTYTVVYKDDEGNKLEKPQVIALIRFEGTHGGLLAYIEGEADIGKEVEILEYKIPLIVRVK, from the coding sequence ATGAGTTGGGATAAGATTGGTATTGAAGATAAATTATTATCATGGCACGAAATAATGGAAGCTGAAGAATATGTTTATACTGTAGGTGTTGCTGGTGAAGAATTCTTTAACGGACTAAAGCAAAGGAAAATTATAGGAGGAAAATGCCCTAAATGCGGAAGAATATACGTTCCAGCAAGGCTCTACTGTGAGGAATGCTTCGTTAAAAATGATTTTGTTGAGGTTACTACAAAACCATATATAGATACTTATACGGTTGTTTATAAAGACGATGAAGGAAACAAACTGGAAAAGCCTCAAGTAATAGCGTTAATACGATTTGAAGGTACGCATGGTGGTTTACTAGCTTACATTGAAGGTGAGGCAGATATTGGAAAAGAAGTTGAAATACTTGAATACAAAATACCATTAATAGTGAGGGTTAAATGA
- a CDS encoding FAD-dependent oxidoreductase, with translation MSFDADVIIVGGGLSGLSAGITAVKEGLNVILLERGEYSGAKNVSGGRMYIHALQKLIPDALERAPLERPITKETYEFYCKNKKLIFSFEEKGKKNSYSVLRAKFDRWLASEAESLGLLISYSTLVTNAYRENGGITLETNRGTLRAPLVIDASGVTSVVFRYLGLRNFTPDKWMLGVKEIVKANVSLSEDEGEARTIVGLINGVKGGGFVYTNKDTLSVGMAVTFDSLPKSEVPAKDLVENFREKLGIEGEILEYSAHAIPYYGFKNLQQLYADNLIAVGDSAGFLINDGFTIRGMDLAIASGMIAGLVAKKIVEMKDFTKTNIYYDMLKESFVLKHLELAYSRFELINRGTTLNNYTEILCDLLSDMFTVTEDRKTLIEYALLKLKEKGISLTQAIRDMVSAVK, from the coding sequence GTGAGTTTTGATGCTGACGTGATAATTGTAGGGGGAGGATTATCTGGGTTATCTGCCGGAATAACTGCAGTAAAAGAGGGTTTGAACGTTATACTTTTAGAGAGAGGGGAATATAGCGGTGCTAAAAATGTATCTGGAGGAAGAATGTATATCCATGCTCTTCAAAAATTGATACCAGATGCTTTAGAAAGAGCTCCTCTTGAAAGACCTATCACAAAGGAGACTTATGAATTTTATTGTAAAAATAAAAAGCTAATATTCTCCTTCGAGGAAAAAGGTAAGAAAAATAGTTATAGTGTGTTAAGAGCTAAATTTGATAGATGGCTAGCTAGTGAAGCAGAAAGTTTAGGTTTACTAATATCTTATTCAACATTGGTTACAAATGCATATAGAGAGAATGGTGGAATTACGTTGGAAACTAATAGGGGTACCTTAAGAGCACCATTAGTAATTGACGCTTCTGGAGTAACATCGGTAGTATTTAGATATTTAGGTTTAAGAAACTTTACTCCAGATAAATGGATGCTAGGAGTGAAAGAGATAGTTAAAGCCAACGTAAGCCTATCAGAAGATGAGGGAGAAGCTAGGACAATTGTAGGTTTAATTAACGGAGTAAAAGGAGGGGGATTCGTTTACACAAACAAGGATACTTTATCTGTTGGTATGGCTGTAACTTTTGATTCCTTACCAAAATCAGAAGTGCCAGCAAAAGATCTGGTAGAGAATTTCAGGGAAAAACTTGGTATTGAGGGGGAGATTCTCGAATATTCTGCCCATGCAATACCCTACTACGGTTTTAAGAATTTACAACAGCTTTATGCTGATAATTTAATTGCGGTTGGTGATTCTGCTGGATTTTTAATAAATGATGGGTTTACAATAAGAGGAATGGACTTAGCAATAGCATCTGGAATGATAGCTGGGTTAGTAGCTAAAAAAATCGTGGAAATGAAAGACTTCACAAAGACGAATATATATTACGATATGTTAAAAGAAAGTTTTGTACTTAAACATCTAGAGTTGGCTTATAGTAGATTCGAGTTGATAAATAGGGGAACAACTCTTAACAATTACACCGAGATACTTTGCGATTTACTATCAGATATGTTTACAGTTACTGAAGATAGAAAGACCTTAATAGAGTATGCTTTGCTAAAATTAAAAGAGAAAGGAATAAGTTTAACCCAAGCAATAAGAGATATGGTAAGTGCTGTAAAATGA
- a CDS encoding thiolase domain-containing protein: MKTNLYFRRVAVIGAGLTLFRRRMLETPQELAWEAARKALDEAGLELKDIDCVVIGSAPDAFDGVHMKGEYLAHGSGGVRKMVSRVFVGGATGVMVPNTAWYHVASGLCEKVLAIAEEKMSPARPHPQSVFRYIWDPITEKPLNPNLIWIFAMEMHRYMHVNKVTKEDIALVSVKNKKNALNNPYAQAAANITVNDVLKSEVLVWPVQLLDTSPVSDGAAAMVIVNEDVARRYTDTPVWIEGVGWTLDNTEWTGRELAYPRYLEHAARMAYKMAGIERPNKEIDVIEPYDPFDYKELHHIEGLMIARRGEAPKLLKEGMFDIDGDIPSSPSGGLLGVGNPIAAAGLMKTISIYWQLKGTAGRMQVKKPVHTGVAQAWGDLMQASTVIVMRN, translated from the coding sequence ATGAAGACGAATTTATATTTTAGAAGGGTAGCTGTAATAGGTGCCGGATTAACGTTATTTAGAAGGAGAATGTTAGAGACTCCACAAGAATTGGCGTGGGAAGCGGCTAGGAAAGCTTTGGATGAGGCTGGTTTGGAGCTAAAAGATATTGATTGTGTTGTAATTGGTAGTGCACCAGATGCTTTTGATGGAGTACATATGAAAGGAGAATATTTAGCTCATGGTTCTGGTGGAGTTAGGAAAATGGTAAGTAGAGTCTTTGTTGGTGGTGCTACTGGAGTTATGGTTCCTAATACAGCCTGGTATCATGTTGCTAGTGGTTTATGTGAGAAAGTTTTAGCTATTGCAGAGGAGAAGATGAGCCCTGCAAGGCCTCACCCGCAATCAGTATTTAGGTATATATGGGATCCGATTACTGAGAAGCCGTTAAATCCTAATCTAATCTGGATCTTTGCAATGGAGATGCATAGATATATGCATGTTAATAAAGTTACAAAAGAAGATATAGCTTTAGTATCTGTTAAAAACAAAAAGAATGCACTTAATAATCCTTATGCCCAAGCTGCTGCTAATATTACAGTCAATGATGTTTTAAAGAGTGAGGTTTTAGTTTGGCCAGTCCAACTTTTAGATACTAGCCCAGTTAGTGATGGTGCTGCTGCTATGGTTATTGTAAATGAGGATGTTGCACGTAGATATACTGATACTCCAGTATGGATTGAAGGTGTTGGTTGGACACTAGATAATACAGAATGGACCGGAAGAGAATTAGCTTATCCTAGATATTTAGAACACGCAGCTAGGATGGCTTATAAAATGGCTGGGATTGAAAGACCTAATAAGGAAATTGATGTGATTGAACCTTACGACCCCTTTGATTATAAAGAGTTACATCATATAGAGGGATTAATGATTGCTAGGAGAGGAGAAGCACCTAAGCTTCTTAAGGAAGGCATGTTTGATATAGATGGAGATATTCCAAGCTCTCCATCAGGTGGGTTACTCGGCGTTGGTAATCCTATTGCGGCTGCTGGTCTGATGAAGACTATCAGTATATATTGGCAATTGAAAGGAACTGCTGGAAGAATGCAAGTAAAGAAACCAGTACATACTGGAGTAGCCCAAGCTTGGGGCGATTTAATGCAAGCCTCAACTGTTATAGTTATGAGAAATTAA
- a CDS encoding Zn-ribbon domain-containing OB-fold protein: MDGTPLKEEDLKKVNTIVYKPNAKYAYSAGQAYSKFLLGLKEKKIIGRKCNKCGRVYVPPRMYCDDCFRPTDEWVEVKDEGIVETVVASFISWTREKIEKPEIVGVIRLFPSRDKDWVFPGLFHRICADFEDVKNMSLFGKKVKAVWREERVGSINDIECFKVIE, translated from the coding sequence ATGGATGGGACTCCCTTAAAAGAAGAAGATTTAAAGAAAGTAAATACAATTGTATATAAACCAAATGCTAAGTATGCCTATAGTGCTGGGCAAGCCTATAGTAAGTTTTTGCTGGGATTAAAGGAGAAGAAGATTATTGGTAGGAAATGTAATAAATGCGGAAGAGTTTATGTACCGCCAAGAATGTATTGTGATGATTGTTTTAGACCTACAGACGAGTGGGTTGAAGTTAAGGATGAAGGTATAGTCGAAACTGTTGTTGCAAGTTTTATTTCGTGGACTAGAGAGAAAATAGAGAAACCGGAAATTGTTGGAGTAATTAGATTATTTCCTTCAAGAGATAAAGATTGGGTTTTCCCAGGTTTATTCCATAGAATCTGTGCAGATTTTGAGGATGTGAAAAATATGAGTTTATTTGGTAAGAAAGTTAAGGCAGTATGGAGAGAAGAAAGAGTTGGAAGTATAAACGATATTGAATGTTTTAAGGTGATAGAATGA
- a CDS encoding AMP-binding protein produces the protein MSWLPTKDWIEESNVYSFMLENDISKLSHFISYTYEKPEEFWDKFVKRIGLKFYSKYDKVLDLSQGKPWAKWFINGKLNIGDQIPDSSEVFIKWMDEKENSRTITYSDVLQQAKAVSSWLKKFGLKKGDTVGIYMPMIPEIVPVFLGIARAGMIAVPLFSGFGKEPIRVRAEDSGMKVIFTTDMTIRKGKEINSLENLEGLTLTKVVVERGGKKDKDSISYSEVLSTAGDGLEVTDTEDPFMIIYTSGTTGKPKGCVHTHDGFPIKASADVYFQFDLKKRETLMWVTDLGWMMGPWMILSALLLRGKIGMIEGYTAYSLLSKFIEDMKVDILGLSASLIRAFRSEVEKGKLDVRIVGNTGEPIDYESWKWLYEAVKGPIINYSGGTEISGGILGNYVINEIKPTAFNGFSPGIHADVFDENGKHAPANVEGELVVLSVWPGMARGFWKDKERYLNTYWSRWEGVWVHGDLAYYDEDGFYYIVGRSDDTIKVAGKRVGPAEVEQIINSYEGVVESACVGVPDPMKGEEILCFAVTNKEIKKDELLNYTQRMLGKALAPKDIIFVKELPKTRNAKIMRRLIRAVVLGKPTGDISALENPSALEEIKKALTS, from the coding sequence ATGAGTTGGTTACCTACAAAGGATTGGATTGAGGAAAGTAATGTTTATTCTTTTATGTTAGAAAACGATATTTCTAAGTTATCACATTTTATTTCTTATACTTATGAAAAGCCTGAGGAATTTTGGGACAAATTTGTCAAAAGGATAGGATTAAAGTTTTATTCTAAATATGATAAAGTCTTAGATTTATCTCAAGGAAAGCCGTGGGCAAAGTGGTTCATTAATGGAAAATTAAATATTGGGGATCAAATTCCAGATTCTTCAGAAGTTTTCATAAAATGGATGGATGAGAAGGAGAATTCAAGGACAATAACCTATTCTGATGTACTTCAACAAGCTAAGGCAGTTTCTTCCTGGTTAAAGAAATTCGGATTAAAGAAAGGTGATACTGTAGGAATTTATATGCCAATGATACCAGAAATAGTTCCAGTATTTCTAGGAATAGCAAGAGCTGGAATGATTGCAGTTCCTTTGTTTTCGGGATTTGGTAAAGAGCCAATAAGAGTTAGAGCAGAAGATAGTGGAATGAAAGTTATTTTTACTACAGATATGACTATAAGAAAAGGAAAAGAGATAAATTCACTTGAAAATTTAGAGGGGCTTACGCTAACTAAAGTAGTTGTGGAAAGAGGCGGGAAAAAGGATAAAGATTCTATTAGTTATTCAGAAGTATTATCTACTGCTGGCGATGGGTTAGAAGTAACAGATACTGAAGACCCCTTCATGATAATTTATACTAGTGGAACTACTGGAAAACCTAAAGGGTGCGTACATACTCACGACGGTTTCCCAATAAAGGCTTCTGCAGATGTTTATTTCCAATTTGATTTGAAGAAAAGAGAGACACTCATGTGGGTTACTGATTTGGGCTGGATGATGGGTCCCTGGATGATATTGTCTGCCTTACTGTTGAGAGGGAAAATTGGGATGATTGAAGGTTATACTGCTTACTCCTTGTTGAGTAAATTTATCGAAGATATGAAGGTTGATATCCTGGGTTTATCTGCAAGTTTAATTAGAGCCTTTAGAAGTGAAGTTGAAAAAGGTAAGTTAGACGTTAGAATTGTTGGGAATACTGGTGAGCCAATTGATTATGAAAGTTGGAAGTGGCTATATGAGGCTGTTAAAGGTCCAATAATTAACTACTCTGGAGGTACTGAAATTTCTGGAGGCATATTAGGAAATTATGTAATAAATGAAATTAAACCTACCGCTTTCAACGGCTTCTCTCCTGGTATTCATGCTGATGTATTTGATGAAAATGGAAAACATGCACCAGCAAATGTTGAGGGAGAGTTAGTTGTATTAAGTGTTTGGCCTGGGATGGCAAGAGGCTTTTGGAAGGACAAAGAAAGATATCTTAACACTTATTGGAGTAGGTGGGAGGGAGTATGGGTTCACGGTGATTTAGCCTATTATGACGAAGATGGATTTTATTACATTGTTGGAAGAAGTGATGATACTATTAAGGTTGCAGGTAAAAGGGTGGGACCAGCAGAGGTTGAGCAAATAATTAACTCTTACGAAGGTGTAGTTGAAAGTGCATGTGTAGGAGTCCCAGATCCTATGAAAGGAGAAGAAATTTTATGCTTTGCTGTAACTAATAAGGAGATCAAGAAAGATGAATTATTAAATTATACACAGAGAATGTTAGGAAAAGCATTAGCACCAAAGGATATAATATTTGTTAAGGAATTGCCAAAGACTAGGAATGCTAAGATTATGAGGAGGTTAATAAGAGCAGTAGTATTAGGGAAACCTACTGGAGATATAAGTGCTCTTGAGAATCCATCAGCTTTAGAGGAAATTAAAAAAGCCCTAACTAGTTAA
- a CDS encoding ferredoxin family protein: MIPLLKRLGLNKYSVDPKPHIEVNTDICITCKDKPCTVSCPAGTYEAQPDGRIIAHYERCLECGGALVICPFGAIKFRFPEGGISYNYG, encoded by the coding sequence ATGATACCCCTACTTAAAAGATTAGGATTAAATAAATACTCAGTAGATCCAAAACCACACATAGAAGTTAATACTGACATATGTATTACTTGCAAAGATAAACCATGTACTGTATCTTGCCCAGCTGGTACTTATGAAGCACAGCCAGATGGAAGAATTATTGCTCACTATGAAAGATGTTTGGAATGTGGGGGAGCATTAGTTATTTGTCCCTTTGGCGCAATAAAATTTAGATTTCCTGAAGGCGGAATATCATACAATTATGGTTAA